Proteins encoded together in one Triticum dicoccoides isolate Atlit2015 ecotype Zavitan chromosome 7B, WEW_v2.0, whole genome shotgun sequence window:
- the LOC119338756 gene encoding uncharacterized protein LOC119338756 gives MSVDERHAAHGGDRTSVLEIPVVDGVTAEHKEWLKEMRGWLIVLATLAASVTYQAGLNPPGRFWQDDKKHTAGNPVLHDRVVKRYLTFYYFNATAFATSLVIIILLLNERFYKSEAKVAALTLTTMVDLMSLVGAYIAGSTRDMPSSIYIIVLTCFLFVCVIYISRVLPNLCFIVLFMAPLLFKVAKKGWLPVTERMKTRVERAKKREEEEDKAEENTAKRRRNRCRCCACGRAFKYDEDEVMNMITSHQFNRVLTDTSNPISRSLLLVTLSATNCFSSRSALLVKLEHCN, from the coding sequence ATGTCGGTCGACGAACGCCACGCAGCCCACGGCGGCGACAGGACCTCCGTGTTGGAGATACCGGTGGTCGACGGCGTCACGGCTGAGCACAAGGAGTGGCTCAAGGAGATGCGCGGGTGGCTGATCGTCCTGGCCACCCTGGCGGCGTCGGTGACCTACCAGGCGGGTCTGAACCCTCCCGGCAGGTTCTGGCAGGACGACAAGAAGCACACCGCCGGCAACCCCGTGCTGCACGACCGGGTGGTCAAGAGGTACCTGACCTTCTACTACTTCAACGCGACGGCGTTCGCCACGTCGCTGGTGATCATCATCCTTCTCCTCAACGAGCGGTTCTACAAGTCGGAGGCCAAGGTCGCGGCGCTCACCCTCACCACCATGGTCGACCTCATGAGCCTCGTGGGCGCCTACATCGCCGGGTCCACCCGCGACATGCCTTCCTCTATCTACATCATCGTCCTCACCTGCTTCCTCTTCGTCTGCGTCATCTACATCTCCAGGGTGCTGCCGAACCTGTGCTTCATTGTGCTGTTCATGGCGCCGCTGCTGTTCAAGGTGGCCAAGAAGGGGTGGCTGCCGGTGACGGAGCGCATGAAGACCAGGGTGGAGAGGGCCAAGAagcgggaagaggaagaggataaaGCAGAAGAAAACACGGCCAAGAGGAGGAGGAACCGGTGCCGGTGCTGCGCGTGCGGCAGGGCCTTCAAGTACGACGAAGATGAAGTGATGAACATGATTACCAGCCATCAGTTTAATCGAGTCTTAACAGACACATCCAATCCAATCAGCCGTTCCTTACTTCTTGTCACATTGTCTGCTACTAATTGCTTCTCCTCCCGCTCTGCTCTCCTGGTCAAACTTGAGCATTGTAATTAG